A single window of Aphidius gifuensis isolate YNYX2018 linkage group LG1, ASM1490517v1, whole genome shotgun sequence DNA harbors:
- the LOC122860497 gene encoding protein sprouty-like, giving the protein MVSGTQTSGLTTPTFSQRNQNQQDRQVSIGNNRIWSERIELRGSSNTSPMSFNGTIQPSRSPSLASNGSSSNIPRVHGHDHTRPLPPPRLIDTTPIISTIAPLTAPLTPLSTSSSFRSRITPITTTNSLNDNSILSSLATTPTTTSSLSRINNNNNNNTNNNNNSSNSNSSNSNSNSNNNSRTTVGEVTLTVPRPDGERVVNEYVETPFRQPTPSTNQKCPKNDRRLHHNNNHHQHHHHQLQQLQNQHHQQQQQQQNLQRQQQQLQQQQTSNDKRIKNTTRRNQILLQSSSLSSSQPVTKQPVSFTKEPSNTLGSSSINGLRFNDPSLSIMCDYCGKCKCESCREAPPLPSRWLCDNSCFCSAETALDYASCLCCVKGLFYHCADAGIGGGGNSGSSSANNNINGSGDIEVDGSCADEPCSCSGSRKTTRWACLAALTMVLPCLLCYWPLKGCVTLCETCYAKHAAQGCRCDPSIRHQGVGSGGGGGGNSSLLVSRDSRDTEKRLLDPVTPEL; this is encoded by the coding sequence ATGGTCAGTGGTACACAAACCTCAGGTCTTACAACTCCAACATTTAGTCAACGTAACCAAAATCAACAAGATCGACAGGTATCGATTGGTAACAACAGAATTTGGTCTGAACGTATTGAATTAAGAGGTAGTAGTAATACATCACCAATGTCATTTAATGGAACAATACAACCGTCAAGGTCGCCATCATTGGCTTCCAATggttcatcatcaaatattccACGTGTACATGGACATGATCATACACGTCCATTACCACCACCAAGATTGATTGATACAACaccaataatatcaacaattgcACCACTAACAGCACCATTAACACcattatcaacatcaagtAGTTTTCGTTCAAGAATAACACCAATAACAACAACCAATTCTTTAAATGACAATAGTATATTGTCGTCGTTagcaacaacaccaacaacaacatcatcattatcaagaataaataataataataataataataccaataataataataatagtagtaatagtaatagtaGTAATTCTAATTctaattctaataataatagtagaaCAACAGTTGGTGAAGTTACATTAACTGTACCAAGACCAGATGGTGAAAGAGTTGTTAATGAATATGTTGAAACACCATTTAGACAACCAACACCATCAACAAATCAAAAATGTCCAAAAAATGATAGAAGATtacatcataataataatcatcatcaacatcatcatcatcaattacaacaattacaaaatcaacatcatcagcaacaacaacaacaacaaaatttacaaagacaacaacaacaattacaacaacaacaaacaagtaatgataaaagaataaaaaatacaacaagaagaaatcaaatattattacaatcatcatcattatcaagtaGTCAACCAGTAACAAAACAGCCAGTATCATTTACCAAGGAACCATCAAATACACTTGGTTCAAGTTCAATAAATGGTTTACGTTTTAATGATCCTAGTCTATCAATAATGTGTGATTATTGTGGTAAATGTAAATGTGAATCATGTCGTGAAGCACCACCATTACCATCACGTTGGTTATGTGATAATTCATGTTTTTGTTCAGCTGAAACAGCACTTGATTATGCATCATGTTTATGTTGTGTTAAaggtttattttatcattgtgCTGATGCTGgtattggtggtggtggtaatagTGGTAGTAGTagtgcaaataataatataaatggtAGTGGTGATATTGAAGTTGATGGTAGTTGTGCTGATGAGCCATGTTCATGTTCTGGTTCACGTAAAACAACAAGATGGGCATGTCTTGCTGCATTAACAATGGTATTACCatgtttattatgttattgGCCATTAAAGGGTTGTGTTACACTTTGTGAAACTTGTTATGCTAAACATGCTGCTCAAGGTTGCAGATGTGATCCAAGCATTAGACATCAGGGTGTTGGttctggtggtggtggtggtggtaattcATCACTACTTGTTTCACGAGATTCAAGGGATACTGAAAAAAGATTACTTGATCCAGTCACACCAGAGTTGTGA